A DNA window from Tenuifilaceae bacterium CYCD contains the following coding sequences:
- the pyrB gene encoding aspartate carbamoyltransferase, which translates to MKNRSLVSINDLSKEEIFKVLDLAEGFEKNPNQRILEGKLVATLFFEPSTRTRLSFESAVNRLGGRVIGFSEASSSSVAKGESLKDTILTVANYSDLIVIRHPVEGSARFASEVSPVPIINAGDGANQHPTQTMLDLYSIRKTQGTLNNLKIVMVGDLKYGRTVHSLLMAMSQFNASFVFIAPKELQMPQEYKLFLKEKGLKFEEHTDLAENIKDADIVYMTRVQKERFSDPMDYEKVKNAYILRNHMLEGTKENMRVLHPLPRVNEINIDVDDNNKAYYFTQALNGVYTRMAIMATILGLK; encoded by the coding sequence ATGAAAAACAGAAGTTTGGTTTCAATTAACGACTTGAGCAAGGAGGAAATCTTCAAGGTGCTCGACTTGGCCGAGGGGTTTGAAAAGAATCCTAACCAAAGAATTTTAGAAGGAAAGCTTGTGGCAACTCTATTTTTTGAGCCATCAACCCGAACTCGTCTAAGTTTTGAAAGCGCAGTAAATAGGCTGGGCGGTCGAGTAATAGGCTTTTCCGAGGCTTCGTCGTCAAGTGTTGCTAAGGGCGAAAGTTTGAAGGATACAATTCTAACCGTAGCCAACTACTCCGATCTGATTGTAATACGTCACCCCGTTGAGGGAAGTGCTCGATTTGCAAGCGAAGTGTCTCCTGTACCTATTATCAACGCTGGCGATGGAGCAAACCAACACCCTACGCAAACCATGCTCGATCTGTACTCAATTCGTAAAACTCAGGGTACCCTTAACAATTTGAAAATTGTTATGGTTGGCGATCTAAAGTATGGCCGCACTGTTCACTCGTTACTTATGGCAATGTCACAGTTCAACGCTTCGTTCGTGTTTATTGCACCCAAGGAGCTTCAAATGCCTCAGGAGTATAAGTTATTCCTCAAGGAAAAGGGACTAAAATTCGAAGAGCATACCGATTTGGCTGAAAATATTAAGGATGCCGATATCGTTTATATGACCCGTGTACAGAAAGAGCGCTTTTCCGACCCGATGGATTACGAGAAAGTGAAGAATGCTTACATTCTTCGCAATCATATGCTAGAGGGAACTAAAGAAAATATGCGTGTTTTGCACCCACTGCCACGTGTAAATGAGATTAATATAGATGTTGATGACAATAACAAGGCGTACTACTTTACCCAGGCGCTTAATGGCGTTTACACCCGTATGGCGATTATGGCAACAATCCTTGGTTTAAAGTAA
- the pyrI gene encoding aspartate carbamoyltransferase regulatory chain: protein MNDKKQLSVSAIQNGTVIDHIPAQNLFKVISILGLDKIPNQITFGTNLESHRLGKKAIVKIADKFFERDEINRIAIVAPHAKLNIIKDYVVVEKMLVEVPDEIVGIVKCVNPKCITNFENVTPKFHVSDKKSVSLKCHYCEKITDQEHMEYR from the coding sequence ATGAACGATAAAAAACAATTAAGCGTTAGTGCCATTCAGAATGGAACTGTAATTGATCATATTCCTGCTCAGAATCTTTTTAAGGTTATATCCATACTTGGTTTAGATAAAATTCCAAACCAAATAACTTTTGGTACGAACTTGGAGAGTCATCGGTTAGGGAAAAAAGCGATAGTTAAGATTGCCGATAAATTTTTTGAACGTGACGAGATCAACAGGATTGCAATAGTTGCTCCACATGCAAAGTTAAATATCATTAAGGATTACGTGGTAGTTGAAAAGATGCTTGTTGAGGTTCCTGACGAGATTGTTGGCATTGTGAAATGTGTTAACCCAAAGTGTATTACAAACTTTGAAAATGTTACACCTAAATTTCATGTATCCGACAAAAAGAGCGTTTCATTAAAGTGCCATTACTGTGAGAAAATCACGGATCAGGAGCATATGGAGTATAGGTAA
- a CDS encoding UDP-glucose 4-epimerase yields the protein MCKILVTGGAGYIGSHTVVELMNSGYEVIIVDNFSNSTPSSIDGIERIVGSRPVLVEADCSDHSQMLELFQKHSNIDGIIHFAALKAVGESVEKPLEYYRNNILSIINLLSLLKDFGGKHFVFSSSCTVYGQPDVLPVTEQTPQKPAMSPYGNTKKVGEDIIRDTVLANTNISAIALRYFNPIGAHPSAEIGELPLGKPDNLVPFITQTAAGIRSKLQIFGDDYNSYDGTAIRDYFHVVDLAKAHVLALDRLFNGINKSNFEVFNVGAGCGVTVLEIVKAFEKVSGVKLNYEIVGRRAGDIEKVWADTSLAEKELGWKVKSTLEDALLTAWNWEKKVRKL from the coding sequence ATGTGTAAAATTCTTGTTACAGGCGGTGCTGGTTATATTGGTTCTCATACCGTTGTAGAGTTGATGAACTCGGGGTATGAGGTTATTATAGTTGATAATTTTTCAAATTCTACGCCAAGTTCGATTGATGGTATTGAGCGTATCGTTGGTAGTAGACCCGTATTGGTTGAGGCTGATTGTTCCGATCATTCGCAGATGCTTGAGTTATTCCAAAAGCATAGTAATATAGATGGTATTATTCATTTTGCAGCACTAAAGGCTGTTGGTGAAAGTGTTGAGAAACCATTGGAATATTACAGAAACAATATTCTTTCCATTATAAACCTGTTGTCATTATTGAAAGATTTTGGTGGTAAGCATTTCGTGTTTTCAAGTTCTTGCACAGTGTACGGACAACCCGATGTTTTGCCTGTTACAGAGCAAACTCCTCAAAAACCAGCGATGTCGCCTTATGGAAATACTAAGAAGGTGGGAGAAGATATTATTAGAGATACAGTTTTGGCAAATACTAATATTTCAGCAATCGCTTTGCGGTATTTTAATCCAATTGGTGCGCATCCTTCGGCAGAGATTGGTGAGTTACCCTTAGGTAAACCCGATAATTTAGTGCCATTTATTACTCAAACAGCGGCAGGAATTCGTTCTAAATTACAGATTTTTGGCGACGATTATAATTCGTATGATGGCACAGCCATTCGCGATTATTTCCATGTCGTAGATTTGGCCAAAGCGCACGTTTTAGCGTTGGATAGGCTTTTTAATGGTATAAATAAATCAAACTTTGAGGTTTTCAATGTTGGTGCAGGATGTGGGGTGACAGTATTAGAGATTGTTAAGGCGTTTGAGAAAGTTTCGGGTGTGAAATTAAATTACGAGATTGTTGGCCGTAGAGCAGGTGATATTGAGAAGGTTTGGGCTGACACTTCTCTAGCAGAGAAAGAGTTGGGATGGAAAGTGAAAAGTACCTTGGAGGATGCATTGTTAACGGCATGGAACTGGGAGAAGAAGGTGCGAAAATTGTAA
- a CDS encoding aminotransferase — MIPFSPPRIDDKIINEVINTLKSGWITTGPKTKLFERKIQEFCGCQKALCLSSATAGLELVLRWFGVGEGDEVIVPVYTYCATANVVVHTGAKPVFVDVNPDDLTISIKEIEKAITSKTKVIIPVDIAGMPCDYNGINDLVTREDVNNLFSPRNDAQEKLGRILILSDAAHSMGAVYYNKKAGSLTDVTVFSFHAVKNLTTGEGGAIAFNLPKPFNNDELYDEFNVMALHGQTKDALAKTQGGKWKYDVISAGYKANMTDVLASIGLIEIDRYENDTLKKYKLIFDRYNEAFLNCNWAELPTFQKHKRISAFHIYMLRIKRITEEQRDSIIQKIFDKGVSVNVHFIPLPMLSVYKNMGYDISGFPVAYDSYSREITLPAYYDLTDAQIEIVIRAVIDSVKEVLGK, encoded by the coding sequence ATGATACCATTTTCACCGCCAAGAATTGACGATAAGATTATTAATGAGGTTATCAATACATTAAAATCGGGATGGATAACAACTGGACCGAAGACTAAACTTTTTGAGAGAAAGATTCAAGAATTTTGTGGATGCCAAAAGGCATTATGTTTAAGTTCCGCAACTGCTGGGCTTGAACTAGTTCTTAGGTGGTTTGGGGTTGGTGAGGGCGACGAGGTTATTGTGCCAGTTTATACTTATTGTGCTACGGCCAATGTGGTTGTCCACACGGGAGCAAAGCCTGTTTTTGTCGATGTTAATCCCGATGATCTCACTATTTCAATTAAAGAAATAGAGAAAGCCATAACTTCCAAAACAAAAGTCATTATACCTGTTGATATTGCTGGAATGCCTTGCGATTATAATGGCATTAACGATTTAGTTACAAGGGAGGATGTGAATAATCTTTTCTCTCCCAGGAATGACGCACAGGAGAAGTTAGGAAGGATACTCATCTTATCAGATGCGGCTCATTCGATGGGGGCTGTATACTATAATAAAAAAGCCGGGAGTTTAACGGATGTTACTGTGTTTTCATTTCATGCTGTGAAAAATTTAACGACGGGCGAAGGTGGTGCGATTGCTTTCAATTTGCCGAAACCATTTAATAATGATGAACTCTATGATGAGTTTAATGTAATGGCATTACATGGACAAACTAAGGATGCCTTAGCTAAAACCCAAGGAGGGAAGTGGAAGTATGATGTTATTTCTGCGGGCTATAAGGCTAATATGACAGATGTTCTGGCTTCTATTGGTTTGATTGAAATTGACCGCTATGAGAATGATACACTTAAGAAGTATAAATTAATATTCGATAGGTATAATGAAGCTTTTCTGAACTGTAATTGGGCAGAGTTACCCACCTTCCAAAAGCATAAAAGGATAAGTGCATTTCATATTTATATGTTAAGAATCAAACGAATAACTGAGGAGCAACGCGATTCCATAATTCAAAAAATATTCGACAAAGGGGTTTCTGTGAACGTTCATTTTATTCCATTACCTATGCTATCGGTATATAAAAATATGGGATATGATATCTCTGGATTTCCTGTTGCTTATGATAGTTATTCGCGAGAAATAACTCTACCAGCATACTATGATTTAACTGATGCTCAAATTGAAATAGTTATAAGAGCTGTTATAGATTCTGTAAAAGAAGTTTTAGGTAAATGA
- a CDS encoding glycosyl transferase: MIRFFDLFISVVGLILLLPIFIVVYILIVTTSKGGAFFVQERVGKNGKPFNLIKFRSMRINQNNLSLLTVGKDPRITSVGMIIRKYKVDEFPQLINVMRGEMSIVGPRPEVKKYVELYSESQKKILSIRPGITDYASIKFINENEILSHSNNPEETYLSKILPIKIALSMDYVYNQNLKDYFKIIFLTILRILKNNE, translated from the coding sequence ATGATTCGATTTTTTGATTTGTTTATTTCGGTTGTAGGATTAATATTACTATTGCCAATATTTATAGTTGTTTATATTCTCATTGTAACAACATCAAAGGGTGGTGCTTTTTTTGTTCAGGAGAGAGTTGGAAAGAATGGTAAACCATTCAATTTGATTAAATTTAGATCGATGAGAATTAATCAGAACAATCTGAGTCTTTTAACAGTCGGAAAAGATCCTCGAATTACTTCTGTTGGAATGATCATTCGTAAGTATAAAGTAGATGAATTTCCTCAGTTAATCAATGTGATGAGAGGAGAGATGAGTATCGTTGGCCCTCGCCCTGAGGTGAAAAAATATGTAGAATTATATTCTGAAAGTCAAAAAAAAATACTTTCAATAAGGCCAGGAATTACAGATTATGCATCAATTAAATTTATCAATGAGAATGAAATTCTTTCTCATTCAAATAATCCAGAAGAAACCTATTTAAGCAAAATTTTACCTATAAAAATTGCTTTGAGCATGGATTATGTTTATAATCAAAATTTGAAGGACTATTTTAAGATAATATTTTTAACAATTCTAAGAATATTAAAGAATAATGAATAA